The Micromonospora sp. NBC_00421 genome contains a region encoding:
- a CDS encoding DNA primase codes for MGNPTHTEVSVARQSPQRPDADEPELGDTDGPTGPDVEPGPADRSLWEELSIDPVEIALPAGTGFTLRAYRAARELTPTDVAERDEDDPFLARRQVVEAEDDEEVVILDEEFAALSAEDEAEAEDDRKDAGDGKRAGGKDGTDTDDADTDDDADADADADADGDADGDGDEEEVPVFLSHKGRLLLFKTPESLVSFIRSGAPNDLSQLDGWNELSERVTPADIAPRDEDTYELDLVVENLRGGHDTWDPTLLIEAGEVARDLSYALRLPAVLDMLSAGSSLDDLDEALRASVNGGVGGFLGRRRLKKIGAQTASLGWRTIVGKISAVVDWRD; via the coding sequence GTGGGCAACCCGACGCACACGGAGGTCAGCGTGGCCCGCCAGTCGCCCCAACGGCCCGACGCCGACGAACCCGAGCTCGGCGACACCGACGGGCCGACCGGGCCCGACGTGGAGCCCGGCCCGGCCGACCGCTCGCTCTGGGAAGAGCTGAGCATCGATCCGGTCGAGATCGCCCTGCCCGCCGGCACCGGTTTCACGCTTCGGGCGTACCGGGCGGCGCGCGAGCTGACCCCGACGGACGTCGCCGAACGCGACGAGGACGACCCCTTCCTGGCCCGACGTCAGGTCGTCGAGGCCGAGGACGACGAGGAGGTGGTGATCCTCGACGAGGAGTTCGCCGCCCTGTCGGCCGAGGACGAGGCTGAGGCCGAGGACGACCGGAAGGACGCGGGCGACGGCAAGCGTGCAGGCGGGAAGGACGGCACCGACACCGACGATGCCGACACCGACGACGACGCGGATGCGGATGCGGATGCGGACGCCGACGGCGACGCCGACGGCGACGGCGACGAGGAGGAGGTGCCGGTCTTCCTGAGCCACAAGGGCCGGCTGCTGCTGTTCAAGACGCCCGAGTCGCTCGTCAGTTTCATCCGGTCGGGTGCCCCCAACGACCTGTCCCAGCTGGACGGTTGGAATGAATTGTCCGAACGGGTCACACCGGCCGACATCGCTCCGCGCGACGAGGACACCTACGAGCTCGACCTGGTCGTGGAGAACCTGCGCGGCGGGCACGACACGTGGGACCCGACCCTCCTGATCGAGGCTGGCGAGGTGGCCCGTGACCTGTCGTACGCGCTGCGGCTACCAGCCGTGCTGGACATGCTCTCGGCCGGCTCCAGCCTGGACGACCTCGACGAGGCGCTGCGTGCATCTGTCAACGGCGGAGTCGGTGGTTTTCTCGGCCGTAGGCGGTTGAAGAAGATCGGGGCCCAGACCGCAAGCTTGGGTTGGCGCACCATTGTCGGCAAGATCTCTGCCGTCGTGGACTGGCGCGACTGA
- a CDS encoding PadR family transcriptional regulator: MKAQALHGHLDALLLAVLEQGELHGYAVIEALRARSDGQLDLPTGTIYPALRRLERAGHVASSWSTVNGRERRTYRLTDSGRASLAGERAGWREFSVTVGRFLDPAGPPAAPA; the protein is encoded by the coding sequence ATGAAGGCTCAGGCGCTGCACGGCCACCTCGACGCCCTGCTGCTGGCCGTGCTGGAGCAGGGCGAACTGCACGGCTACGCCGTCATCGAGGCGCTGCGCGCCCGCAGCGACGGCCAGCTCGATCTGCCGACCGGCACCATCTATCCGGCGTTGCGCCGGCTGGAGCGGGCCGGGCACGTGGCCAGTTCCTGGAGCACGGTCAACGGCCGGGAGCGGCGGACGTACCGGCTCACCGACTCAGGTCGGGCGTCCCTGGCCGGCGAGCGGGCCGGCTGGCGCGAGTTCAGTGTCACCGTCGGCCGGTTCCTCGACCCCGCCGGCCCACCCGCCGCGCCGGCCTGA
- a CDS encoding permease prefix domain 1-containing protein → MHACDEVGIDERLRDLASRLHGPARLKDELIREARGALDDATEAYRDGGLPAPEAERRAVADFGAPAELAPAYQEELAAGALRGLSRRALLIAGVLTVGGDLTWRGSSWSGGPPPPAGYQLLAGSMNGIWLAVAGLALAALLGGRWAARRGSATTSAGRLLGWALVGTLALGAVAGMALFAWSVELWDAALTWPPMIVGALLAGAAHFALFRAGRSWLVAAR, encoded by the coding sequence ATGCATGCCTGCGACGAGGTGGGAATCGACGAGCGGTTGCGGGATCTGGCGTCCCGGCTGCACGGCCCGGCGCGGCTGAAGGACGAACTGATCCGTGAGGCACGGGGGGCCCTGGACGACGCCACCGAGGCGTACCGGGACGGTGGACTGCCGGCACCGGAGGCCGAACGTCGGGCGGTGGCCGACTTCGGCGCACCGGCCGAGCTGGCTCCGGCATACCAGGAGGAGCTGGCGGCCGGGGCGCTGCGCGGGCTGTCCCGGCGGGCGCTGCTGATCGCCGGGGTGCTGACGGTCGGCGGCGACCTGACCTGGCGGGGATCGAGTTGGAGCGGTGGACCGCCCCCACCGGCCGGCTATCAGCTGCTCGCCGGTTCGATGAACGGAATCTGGCTGGCCGTGGCCGGGCTGGCACTGGCGGCCCTGCTGGGCGGTCGCTGGGCGGCCCGGCGGGGGTCGGCCACCACGTCGGCGGGTCGGCTGCTCGGGTGGGCGCTGGTCGGCACGCTGGCGCTCGGCGCGGTCGCCGGGATGGCGCTCTTCGCCTGGTCGGTCGAGCTGTGGGACGCCGCCCTGACCTGGCCGCCGATGATCGTCGGTGCGCTGCTGGCCGGCGCCGCCCACTTCGCCCTGTTCCGGGCCGGTCGCTCCTGGCTGGTCGCCGCCCGCTGA
- the cydC gene encoding thiol reductant ABC exporter subunit CydC, whose product MTTGPVPAVRPERVVLRLARPYLGRLLGAGLLASATEFAGLALMATATWLLMSAAGQPPLDRLTVAIVAVRALAISRGVLRYTERLAGHDAVLRMITDVRARVFATLATRPGSAGHRTGDALSRLVSDVEAVQDLLLRVLVPGAAAALVGVLAVGGAALVSPPSAGVLAVGLLVAGVALPVLATALTRRAADEVAPLRGALASDAVDLTHGAADLAAFGATDQALRAATSRADRLARLERRLAATGFAVDAAGVLVAGATAAGVVLTALRSGVDGVLVGVLAVGALAAVEIALALVGAARQRTQLRAGLARVASLLDGPAVPGAAVSDGPVSDGPVHDGPVHDGPVRDGPVVGGAAGGTVGRPGAAAHDVRFDGVVVRYREGAAPALDGIGLDLPAGRRIAIVGPSGAGKSTLAAVLTGAVRPDAGRVTLAGRDVSTYPAEELPRQIGGLLAEAYVFHASVRENLLLGRPDADEAELADATRTAGLLDWVRAQPDGWDTLVGEEGGQLSGGQRQRLALARALLAAPGVLVLDEPTEGLDPVAADAVLAGVLAATPAGRSVLLISHRLSGLAGFDEVVVLVAGRVAQRGRHTDLVAAPGWYRDQWLLQEAAERGYLALTP is encoded by the coding sequence ATGACCACCGGTCCCGTTCCCGCCGTTCGACCCGAGCGGGTGGTGCTGCGGCTGGCCCGGCCGTACCTGGGTCGGCTGCTCGGGGCCGGGCTGCTCGCCTCGGCCACCGAGTTCGCCGGGCTGGCCCTGATGGCCACCGCCACCTGGCTGCTGATGAGCGCCGCCGGCCAGCCACCGCTGGACCGGCTCACCGTCGCCATCGTCGCCGTCCGGGCACTGGCCATCAGCCGGGGCGTGCTGCGTTACACCGAACGACTCGCCGGCCACGACGCCGTACTCCGCATGATCACCGACGTCCGGGCCAGAGTCTTCGCCACTCTCGCCACCCGACCCGGTTCCGCCGGCCACCGCACCGGGGACGCCCTGAGTCGGCTGGTCTCCGACGTGGAGGCGGTACAGGATCTGCTGCTCCGGGTCCTCGTACCCGGGGCGGCGGCTGCGCTGGTCGGGGTGCTGGCCGTCGGTGGGGCCGCCCTGGTCTCGCCGCCCTCGGCCGGGGTGCTCGCGGTCGGCCTCCTGGTCGCCGGGGTGGCGCTGCCGGTGCTGGCCACCGCACTGACCCGGCGGGCCGCCGACGAGGTGGCGCCGCTGCGCGGGGCGCTCGCCAGCGACGCCGTCGACCTCACCCACGGTGCCGCCGACCTGGCTGCCTTCGGGGCCACCGACCAGGCGCTGCGGGCCGCGACGAGCCGCGCCGACCGGCTGGCCCGACTGGAGCGCCGGCTCGCCGCGACCGGATTCGCGGTGGACGCGGCGGGGGTGCTGGTGGCCGGGGCGACCGCCGCCGGGGTGGTGCTGACCGCACTGCGCTCCGGGGTGGACGGGGTACTGGTGGGCGTGCTCGCCGTCGGTGCCCTGGCCGCTGTGGAGATCGCGTTGGCGCTGGTCGGCGCGGCCCGACAGCGCACCCAGCTCCGCGCCGGCCTGGCCCGGGTCGCCAGCCTGCTCGACGGCCCGGCGGTGCCCGGTGCCGCGGTGTCCGACGGGCCGGTGTCCGACGGGCCGGTGCACGACGGGCCGGTGCACGACGGGCCGGTGCGTGATGGCCCGGTCGTCGGTGGGGCGGCGGGTGGCACGGTGGGGCGGCCGGGGGCGGCCGCGCACGACGTGCGGTTCGACGGGGTCGTCGTCCGGTACCGGGAAGGTGCCGCGCCCGCCCTGGACGGGATCGGCCTCGACCTGCCCGCCGGCCGTCGGATCGCGATCGTCGGGCCGAGCGGCGCCGGCAAGAGCACGCTGGCCGCCGTGCTGACCGGAGCGGTACGACCCGACGCCGGCCGGGTCACCCTGGCCGGCCGGGACGTGTCGACGTACCCGGCCGAGGAGCTGCCCCGGCAGATCGGCGGACTGCTCGCCGAGGCGTACGTCTTCCACGCCTCGGTGCGGGAGAACCTGCTGCTCGGCCGGCCGGACGCGGACGAGGCGGAACTGGCCGACGCGACCCGCACCGCCGGTCTGCTCGACTGGGTACGCGCCCAGCCGGACGGTTGGGACACCCTGGTCGGTGAGGAGGGCGGTCAGCTCTCCGGTGGGCAGCGGCAGCGGCTCGCCCTGGCCCGGGCCCTGCTCGCCGCCCCCGGTGTGCTGGTGCTCGACGAACCGACCGAGGGCCTCGACCCGGTCGCCGCCGACGCGGTGCTCGCCGGGGTGCTGGCGGCCACCCCTGCCGGGCGCTCGGTGCTGCTGATCAGCCACCGGCTCAGTGGCCTGGCCGGTTTCGACGAGGTCGTGGTGCTGGTCGCCGGCCGGGTGGCCCAGCGCGGGCGGCACACCGACCTGGTCGCCGCCCCGGGCTGGTACCGGGACCAGTGGCTGCTGCAGGAGGCCGCCGAACGCGGATACCTGGCCCTGACGCCCTGA